The following are encoded together in the Strongyloides ratti genome assembly S_ratti_ED321, chromosome : 2 genome:
- a CDS encoding Electron transfer flavoprotein subunit alpha, mitochondrial, whose translation MIFPRNLLKPVLKSGCRFNSTLVLAEHSDNCLSKITLNAITAANKLGSDISVLVAGSDVKKVAEEVSKINGVKKVLVADDPKLKNLLPEPVADVIVAAHKQNNYSSILAGASSFSRGVIPRVGGILDISPISEITEVHSGDTFTRPMYAGNAMAKVKSKASVKLITVRGAAFEAAPNTGGSGVVEDAPKAEIKDHGTTFVSKEIVKSDRPELTSAKIVVSGGRGFKSKENFELVYKFADALNAGVGASRAAVDAGFCPNDLQVGQTGKIVNPNLYICCGISGAIQHVAGMKDSKVIVAINTDKEAPIFQIADYGLVADVFKAVPEFIDEVKKTK comes from the coding sequence ATGATCTTTCCACGTAATCTTTTGAAGCCTGTTTTGAAATCGGGATGCCGTTTTAACTCTACATTGGTTTTGGCAGAGCATAGTGATAATTGTCTTTCAAAAATCACACTTAATGCTATTACTGCTGCAAATAAACTTGGTTCAGATATTTCTGTTTTGGTTGCTGGGTCAGATGTAAAAAAAGTTGCTGAAGAAGTTTCTAAAATTAATGGAGTTAAGAAAGTTTTAGTTGCTGATGATcctaaattaaaaaatttattaccgGAACCAGTCGCAGATGTTATTGTTGCAGCtcataaacaaaataattattcatcCATTCTTGCTGGTGCTTCATCTTTTTCAAGAGGAGTCATTCCAAGAGTAGGTGGTATTTTAGACATATCTCCGATTTCAGAAATTACCGAAGTTCATTCTGGTGATACATTTACTAGACCAATGTATGCCGGTAATGCCATGGCTAAAGTTAAAAGTAAAGCATCAGTCAAATTGATTACTGTACGTGGAGCTGCTTTTGAAGCTGCACCAAATACAGGTGGGTCAGGAGTTGTTGAAGATGCTCCTAAAGCTGAAATTAAAGATCATGGTACAACTTTTGTTTCAAAAGAAATAGTTAAATCTGATCGCCCTGAATTGACATCAGCAAAAATAGTTGTCTCTGGTGGTCGTGGTTTTAAATCAAAGGAAAACTTTGAACTTGTTTATAAATTTGCTGATGCCCTTAATGCCGGAGTTGGTGCATCTCGAGCTGCTGTTGATGCTGGTTTTTGTCCAAATGATCTTCAGGTTGGACAAACAGGAAAAATAGTAAATCCAAATCTTTACATTTGTTGTGGTATCAGTGGAGCCATCCAACATGTTGCAGGTATGAAAGACTCAAAAGTAATTGTTGCTATTAACACTGACAAAGAAGCTCCCATTTTCCAAATAGCAGATTATGGACTTGTTGCTGATGTTTTTAAAGCAGTTCCAGAATTTATAGATGAAGTaaagaaaacaaaataa
- a CDS encoding Glutaredoxin domain and Thioredoxin-like fold domain-containing protein translates to MEKVFFIIFFLILSNVNTTFLQYEEDSQTLLSKKNIDISKLHNILNNPIKVNKTKNGFVENQQSHNNSLNLIIFNKTGHDNGLEDKVNVINIRKSPINEQKIIDKDDVLKVSNDDVMDPYYFGYGSPYNVFKYGYKLDNEYYYNNNPMQYFTPYYNNYGGRFNNLNNPMNGNFPGTNNYFNQQYGNNIPPRMRYGQYLPFNYNEGFENNSPYNNFDMIDNYKSIPNVRISPYDENILPYENQEPFISRNNEREDIKPKKTQTFRSLLASRGNLDLDLNYDEDYDNEKNTESSSTINAPITSLLHGVPMKTKKPKPEKGVMMSNGGYSYAAYIERQANMYPIMMYTLIKCVPCQRAKHLLAVQYSDVRSHFLELAGDEDWQRQLQVDLQHITEALTFPYIFLCGNYIGGASDLFQLHQQGQLRRIVNACNPK, encoded by the coding sequence atggaaaaagttttttttattattttctttttaatattatctaatGTAAATACAACTTTTCTTCAATATGAAGAAGACAGTCAAACTTTATTATCTAAAAAGAATATTGATATTTCAAAACttcataatatattaaacaatcctataaaagtaaataaaactaAGAATGGATTTGTGGAAAATCAACAATCACataataattcattaaatttaattatttttaataaaactggTCATGATAATGGACTTGAAGATAAAgttaatgttattaatattagaaaatcACCAATAAatgaacaaaaaattattgataaagatGATGTTTTAAAAGTATCAAATGATGATGTAATGGATCCATATTATTTTGGATATGGTTCACcatataatgtttttaaatatggaTATAAACTTgataatgaatattattataataataatcctATGCAATATTTTACTccttattataataattatggtggaagatttaataatttaaataatccaATGAATGGGAATTTTCCTGgtacaaataattattttaatcaacAATATGGTAATAATATACCTCCAAGAATGAGATATGGACAATATCTAccttttaattataatgaaggatttgaaaataattctccatataataattttgatatgaTAGACAATTATAAATCTATACCAAATGTTAGAATTTCACCTTatgatgaaaatatattaccaTATGAAAATCAAGAACCATTTATATCTAGAAATAATGAAAGAGAAGACATAAAACCAAAAAAAACTCAAACATTTAGAAGTTTACTAGCATCTAGGGGAAACCTTGATTTAGATTTAAATTATGATGAAGAttatgataatgaaaaaaatacagAATCATCTTCTACAATCAATGCACCAATAACATCTTTACTTCATGGAGTACCaatgaaaacaaaaaaacCAAAACCAGAGAAAGGTGTAATGATGTCAAATGGTGGATATTCATATGCTGCATATATAGAAAGGCAAGCTAATATGTATCCTATTATGATgtatacattaataaaatgtgtTCCATGTCAAAGAGCTAAACATTTACTTGCTGTACAGTACTCTGATGTACGTTCTCATTTTCTAGAACTAGCTGGTGATGAAGATTGGCAAAGGCAACTTCAGGTAGATTTACAACATATAACAGAAGCCTTAACTTTTccatatatatttctttgtGGTAATTATATTGGTGGAGCATCAGATTTATTTCAACTTCATCAACAAGGGCAATTACGAAGAATAGTAAATGCCTGTAAtccaaaataa
- a CDS encoding ENL/AF9-related, with the protein MADESPGCITKNIIAKFCIGHYSEKFKKPNEHGHTHKWLLFVRHINRSVIKDKDFISKVTYKLHPSFPDNIRIFKEPPFELSETGYGSFPLDVEIKFTGIKKVYNIKYQLELTLGEPLETFKEQNVMILDPTPQFIETILKINGMMEKKKPIMITKEFSKLNDDILKNVNSSKINNYKNTGKDERRVKKLKEKDDGELIDKKQIKIGNDIRSNLIKSSTTKKEIEINSKSPKKMFTTDDSIDKTSTKNNLKLNSLKHLINKEQNKKDGKSTKFQSISPPNIEDNKNVIKYDGQSNSRSSSRNDFKVKNKSTYISDDSRSNTPIDFDSEKRKQNSKMFSQKLFADFDKSKNKILEKIRSDPDMLKDNKKRKRKSDDTSNLTPKGSPYNDTKDVDVKRSKRENSLSYGTKKTSTFKNEKSRRYNEDTETSRSITPQEKKTFQIHDKNTKNEIPSKKKDIRYEHAFAEMISDSDSTMSSPDNLNNNCISKNASNSSGSISKSSTNPDTSLLLLLKSKIASLEDPDSIYQVTETILKVDPNLVKLVDDQFLFDLTNFPTSLINSLSKILQIIT; encoded by the exons ATGGCAGATGAATCGCCTGGTtgtataacaaaaaatattattgctAAATTTTGTATTGGACATTATTCagagaaatttaaaaaaccaAATGAACATGGGCATACACATAAATGGTTACTTTTTGTGAGACATATTAATAGAAGTgttattaaagataaagattttatatcaaaagtAACGTATAAATTACATCCAAGTTTTCCCGATAatattagaatttttaaagaacCGCCTTTTGAGTTATCCGAAACAGGATATGGTAGTTTTCCTTTGGatgttgaaataaaatttacggGTATCAAAAAAGTatacaatattaaatatcaattaGAATTGACATTAG GTGAACCATTAGAGACATTTAAAGAACAGAATGTTATGATTTTAGATCCAACACCTCAATTTATCGaaacaattttaaagattaatGGTATGATGGAAAAGAAAAAACCTATTATGATTACTAAagaattttcaaaattaaatgatgatattttaaaaaatgttaattcatcaaaaattaacaattataaGAATACAGGCAAAGATGAACGACgcgttaaaaaattaaaagaaaaagatgaTGGTGAATTAATTGATAAGAAGCAAATTAAAATAGGTAATGATATTAGaagtaatttaattaaaagttcTACAAccaaaaaagaaattgaaataaattcaaaatctccaaaaaaaatgtttaccACTGATGACAGTATTGACAAAACTTCaaccaaaaataatttaaaacttaattctttaaaacatttgataaataaggaacaaaataaaaaagatggaAAATCAACCAAATTTCAATCTATCTCACCTCCAAATAttgaagataataaaaatgtcatCAAATATGATGGACAAAGTAATTCTAGATCTTCTTCAAGAAATGATTTTaaggtaaaaaataaatctacATACATTTCTGATGATTCCCGTAGTAATACACCAATTGACTTTGACAGTGAAAAAAGAAAGCAAAATTCAAAGATGTTCTCTCAAAAGTTATTTGCCGATTttgataaatcaaaaaacaagattttagaaaaaattcgTAGTGACCCTGATatgttaaaagataataaaaaaagaaaaagaaagagTGATGACACTTCTAATTTAACACCAAAAGGATCTCCTTATAATGATACTAAAGATGTTGATGTAAAACGATCAAAACGTGAAAATAGTTTATCATATGGTACTAAAAAAACTTCAACAttcaaaaatgaaaaatctAGAAGATATAATGAAGATACTGAAACATCAAGAAGCATAACACctcaagaaaaaaaaacatttcaaattcatgataaaaatacaaaaaatgaaattccttctaaaaaaaaagatattcgTTATGAGCATGCATTTGCTGAGATGATAAGTGACAGTGACTCAACAATGTCCTCTCCTgacaatttaaataataattgtattagTAAAAATGCTTCAAATTCATCTGGTTCAATCTCAAAAAGTTCCACCAATCCAGACacatcattattattattgttgaaATCAAAAATTGCTTCATTAGAAGATCCTGATAGTATTTATCAGGTGACagaaactattttaaaagtgGATCCAAACTTAGTAAAATTAGTTGATGaccaatttttatttgatctCACAAATTTTCCAACATCGTTAATTAACTCTCTTTCGAAGATATTGCAAATTATCACATGA
- a CDS encoding RNA recognition motif domain and Nucleotide-binding, alpha-beta plait domain-containing protein, whose amino-acid sequence MMNNPSTKKELDSSFNKLPQKLGNKNRSLSKSGNKRQNDGMNSYVKNSKYSKIGSPYGDLWRKFDGRQLDNLSDRPNPVTQYSRSSRLFVGNLPPSMTEQELKDIFSKVGEAREIYLSGKSFAFLRMENNGLATIARTILDGTIHKGFSIRVRFAQHAAQIKLSELDPTVSNQMLYQLFSVFGEVQHAEHFCNDKNEATGEGVVMFEKRNSATDAVAAINDYVFSFTKNFKPIKAELATDNEDGGWPERLASKKRNLLDGKLMGPLVAKSNSFEENIGRKWKELYEIEKKRRVAFEAELKAEREKFENEIDFQIQEYEANRIREDIRLRQEQLEKYEASRRERFNRHPNDIGPVGPQISNESFEQVGNFTNRQHYNEPPFNNNSGFNTMQNQMIRPPDNFNEGYFHGGQNFGPPQGFGDNQYRNNQGPPPCNLNASFGPPSGMDHQGSQFRNFMGGPDSFNNPSFPGDQFPNNHSMMFNGPMNGPPMRGPNDRKFTSNQRNLSNKIINLNYVSMN is encoded by the exons ATGATGAATAATCCTTCAACTAAAAAAGAATTGGATTcctcttttaataaattacctCAGAAACTGGGGAATAAAAATCGAAGTCTAAg taAAAGTGGCAATAAACGCCAAAATGATGGAATGAATtcatatgttaaaaattctaaatattctaaaatagGATCTCCATATGGGGATTTGTGGCGTAAATTTGATGGCCGCCAATTAGATAATTTATCAGATAGGCCAAATCCTGTAACACAATATTCACGTTCTTCTCGTCTTTTTGTTGGCAATCTTCCTCCAAGTATGACTGAACaagaattaaaagatatattttctaaagtTGGAGAAGCTCGTGAAATATATTTGTCTGGTAAATCTTTTGCCTTTCTTCGGATg GAAAATAATGGACTTGCTACAATAGCAAGAACAATACTTGACGGTACCATTCATAAAGGTTTTTCTATACGTGTTCGTTTTGCACAACATGCTGCACAAATTAAATTGTCTGAGTTAGATCCTACTGTTTCCAATCAAATGTTGTATCAATTATTTTCTGTTTTCGGAGAGGTACAACATGCTGAACATTTTTgcaatgataaaaatgagGCAACTGGTGAAGGTGTAGTAATGTTTGAAAAGAGAAATAGTGCTACGGATGCTGTAGCTGCTATTAATGACTATGTCTTTagttttactaaaaattttaaacctATTAAGGCTGAACTGGCAACTGACAATGAGGATGGCGGTTGGCCAGAAAGATTGGCTTCTAAAAAGCGCAACCTTCTTGA CGGTAAACTAATGGGACCATTAGTAGCTAAGTCTAATTCttttgaagaaaatataGGACGTAAATGGAAAGAACTTTATGAGATTGAGAAGAAACGTCGAGTTGCTTTTGAAGCCGAACTAAAGGCTGAACGTGAGAAATTTGAAAATGAGATTGATTTCCAAATTCAGGAATATGAAGCAAATCGAATTAGAGAAG ATATTAGATTACGTCAAGAACAATTGGAAAAGTATGAAGCTTCAAGGAGAGAACGTTTTAATAGACATCCAAATGACATTGGTCCCGTTGGACCACAAATATCAAATGAATCATTTGAACAAGTTGGAAATTTCACAAATAGGCAACATTACAATGAGCCTCCATTCAACAATAATTCTGGATTTAATACTATGCAAAACCAGATGATTAGGCCACcagataattttaatgaaggTTATTTTCATGGTGGACAAAATTTTGGACCACCTCAAGGTTTTGGGGATAATCAATATAGAAATAACCAAGGTCCACCACCTTGTAATTTAAATGCATCTTTTGGTCCACCAAGTGGTATGGATCACCAAGGATCACAATTTAGAAACTTTATGGGTGGACCTGATTCATTCAACAATCCTTCTTTTCCTGGTGATCAATTTCCTAACAATCATTCAATGATGTTTAATGGGCCAATGAATGGACCACCAATGAGAGGACCAAATGACAGAAAATTTACATCTAATCAAAGAAATTTAAGTAACAAAA taatcaatttaaattatgtttCAATGAAT taa
- a CDS encoding Zinc finger, CCCH-type domain-containing protein, with the protein MPPKKASGGSGASKKTEQKRKEKVLEDKTFGLKNKKGNKMQRYIQQVEHQVKHGSISKEKLAAEKASKKKGIDDDLKDITKLIKPVLDTPKTGKDVDPKSILCAFFKQGMCTKGSKCKWSHDLNIQNKAVKKNIYFDSRDLKKDENETNENWDDTKLKEVAEKKHGEKDRKRQNQTDIICKYFLDAVENNKYGWFWECQNGDTCIYRHALPEGYILKKDRKRLEELNKKEEISLEELIEKERANLNTLSCTKVTLKTFVEWKKARLLEKKIKEQEELKQKQKDAKMGKYSMVTGKEMFMFASASTNQDADDDEGVDVDYTKEKDEEEDNVEAYDIDDRTFLVLQSGDVLDEGLDINNSEKVETKNEAIDVDEDLFQDDDIPDESDDEEKPEDDIEKKVGKLKI; encoded by the exons atgccACCAAAAAAAGCTTCTGGAGGTTCAGGTGCCTCAAAAAAAACTGAACAAAAGCGAAAAGAAAAGGTACTGGAAGACAAAACCTTTGgccttaaaaataaaaaaggaaATAAAATGCAAAG atatattcaACAAGTTGAACACCAGGTAAAGCATGGTTCCATTTCAAAAGAAAAGCTAGCTGCTGAGAAAGCTTCAAAAAAGAAGGGTATTGATGATGATCTTAAGGATATTACAAAACTTATCAAGCCAGTACTTGATACACCAAAAACTGGAAAAGATGTTGATCCAAAATCTATTCTTTGtgcattttttaaacaagGTATGTGTACTAAAGGAAGTAAATGTAAATGGTCCCACGATTTGAATATACAAAACAAAGCAgtgaagaaaaatatttactttgaTTCGAGAGATTTGAAAAAAGATGAAAATGAGACAAATGAAAATTGGGATGACACTAAATTGAAGGAAGTTGCTGAGAAAAAACATGGTGAAAAGGATAGAAAACGTCAAAATCAAACTGatataatttgtaaatatttcttaGATGCTGTtgaaaacaataaatatggATGGTTCTGGGAATGCCAAAATGGTGATACTTGTATTTATCGTCATGCCTTACCTGAAGGATATATTCTTAAGAAAGATAGAAAAAGATTAGAGGAATTAAATAAGAAGGAGGAAATAAGTCTTGAAGAATTGATTGAAAAAGAAAGAGCAAATCTAAATACTTTGAGTTGTACAAAAGTTAcattaaaaacttttgttGAATGGAAGAAAGCACGTCTTTTggagaaaaaaataaaagagcAAGAAGAGTTGAAACAGAAACAGAAAGATGCCAAAATGGGAAAATATAGTATGGTTACTGGAAAAGAAATGTTTATGTTTGCTTCTGCATCAACAAATCAAGATGCTGATGATGATGAAGGAGTTGATGTTGATTATACTAAAGAAAAAGATGAAGAAGAAGACAATGTTGAGGCATATGATATCGATGACAGAACATTCTTAGTTCTCCAGTCTGGTGATGTATTGGACGAAGGTCTggatataaataattctgAAAAAGTGGAAACTAAAAATGAAGCAATTGATGTAGATGAAGATTTGTTCCAAGACGATGACATTCCTGATGAGTCAGATGATGAAGAGAAACCTGAAGATgacattgaaaaaaaagtaggaaaactaaaaatatag
- a CDS encoding Vesicle transport protein, Got1/SFT2-like family-containing protein, with product MYHHSVSVGEINEGNNRDSYNGNELQDASKMEWALRVQCFIGCFFLSIVASFCSSFLLIQGKLTGYTVLVSIGSVISIIGSLFLSGPVKQLRNMFQEKRIIATCVYISSIIMSFIAALALKSVLLAIICIIIQYLAMTWYSLSYIPYAHNFIKKLFSSCC from the exons atgtaTCATCATTCTGTTTCTGTGGGAGAAATTAATGAAGGAAATAATAGAGATTCGTACAATGGAAATGAG ttacaGGATGCTTCAAAAATGGAATGGGCATTGAGAGTTCAATGTTTTATAGGttgtttttttctttcaattGTTGCTTCATTTTGTTCTAGTTTTCTGTTAATTCAAGGAAAACTTACTGGTTATACAGTATTAGTTTCTATTGGATCAGTTATTTCTATTATTGGGTCTCTTTTTTTATCTGGCCCAGTAAAACAACTTAGAAATATGTTTCAAGAGAAAAGAATTATTGCAACCTGTGTATATATCTCCAGCATAATAATGTCGTTTATTGCAGCACTTGCTTTGAAATCTGTATTATTGGCTATCATTTGTAtaattatacaatatttGGCTATGACATGGTATTCATTATCATATATTCCTTATGCTCataatttcataaaaaaattattttcgaGTTGTTGTTAA
- a CDS encoding 60S ribosomal protein L12: protein MPPKFDPTEIKIVYLRCVGGEVGATSALAPKVGPLGLSPKKIGDDIAKATQDWKGLKVTCKLTIQNRVAKIDVVPSAASLIIKELKEPQRDRKKVKNIKHSGNLTFDTILKIARVMRPRSMARQLEGTVKEILGTAQSVGCTIDGQHPHDICDAINNGEIKVPEE from the exons atgccACCAAAATTTGATCCTACAGAAATTAAGATTGTCTATCTTCGTTGTGTTGGAGGAGAAGTTGGAGCTACATCAGCTTTAGCTCCAAAAGTTGGTCCTCTTGGTTTg tctCCTAAAAAAATTGGTGATGATATTGCTAAAGCTACCCAAGATTGGAAAGGTCTTAAAGTAACATGCAAGTTAACTATTCAAAATCGTGTTGCTAAGATTGATGTTGTCCCATCGGCAGCCTCACTTATTATTAAGGAACTTAAAGAACCACAACGTGATCGTAAGAAAGTTAAGAATA ttaaacaTAGTGGTAACTTAACTTTTGACACAATCCTCAAGATTGCTCGTGTCATGAGACCACGTTCAATGGCTAGACAGCTCGAAGGAACTGTCAAAGAAATTCTTGGAACCGCTCAATCTGTTGGTTGTACCATTGATGGTCAACATCCACATGATATTTGTGATGCCATTAATAATGGAGAAATCAAAGTACCCGAAGAATAG
- a CDS encoding Translocation protein SEC63 homolog has translation MGRAKVEYDEVGNTFLYALLAFYALILIPITYFLWPKSSKKNVIVHRENECECDGCIEKMKKKEASKPKEGKGNLYRVIFLIILWVLLAVLIQKTSNLEVVHEEYDPYAILGLDAGAEASAIRKKYRELTKTHHPDRGGDAEAFDKIAKAYQALTDDEARANWEKYGNPDGPKAAVYGIALPSWVVSDQYGYIFLALYILGFMIILPLFVSYWWKNAQKYSSHKVLVETTKIFYHYIAKTPRMEFLRVVMILGGSGEFNKEENPEVEVRESDQVDIPKLMKELKNLNEMNKEVPLCHPYSVKARSLIHAHLSRLELWSDDLKSDLALILSKGPMLANEFVKCATQIYFYYGPERGPSLDTFEHGTKLTSYLCQALWPKNNPLLQLPYIEDLQINSLRKNKAFNVHDLAEMSEKKRRQSLSSLSDQEYENVIRVLCQMPKLEIEAHVEVEDEDDAHIITTGSLVTIRVNIKRHPLLDNDKRLQEIEYDKMMSEQNDKVETEEKQPVPTKKPWEKNKKKVGKKKKGPKKVNKVPKEDETTETKQNDETSGSDEETNENVSESESDGESDDEEYWKRVKKNKPIFDADDFETIPVHCPRFPDDKYEWWYIYMYSKKTRILVAPIDIVKTLRDEEKKEIKFMAGPKGNYEYSIVIRSDSYVDFDFSTDIKIQVKEPNVVTTPKIDYGVEEEEGEHGGSDTEDDYTETDDSESD, from the exons ATGGGTCGTGCTAAAGTTGAGTATGATGAAGTTGGAAATACATTCTTATATGCATTATTAGCATTTTATGCACTTATCCTTATTCCAAtcacatattttttatggcCAAAatcaagtaaaaaaaatg ttattgtTCATAGAGAAAATGAGTGTGAATGTGATGGTTGTAtagaaaaaatgaaaaagaaagagGCCTCTAAACCAAAAGAAGGAAAGGGAAATTTATATagagttatatttttaatcattctTTGGGTTTTGTTAGCTgttttaattcaaaaaacaTCAAATCTTGAAGTTGTTCATGAAGAGTATGATCCATATGCAATTTTAGGTTTAGATGCTGGAGCTGAAGCTAGTGCAATTAGGAAAAAATATCGTGAATTGACAAAAACTCACCATCCAGATAGAGGTGGTGATGCTGAAGCTTTTGATAAGATTGCCAAAGCATACCAAGCATTAACTGATGACGAGGCAAGAGCTAATTGGGAAAAATATGGAAATCCAGATGGTCCAAAAGCTGCAGTTTATGGTATTGCTTTACCAAGTTGGGTTGTATCAGATCAATATGGTTACATATTTTTGGCTCTTTACATTCTGGGttttatgattattttaCCACTTTTTGTTTCTTATTGGTGGAAAAATGCTCAGAAATACTCATCTCATAAAGTTCTTGTAGAAAcgactaaaatattttatcattatattgcTAAGACACCAAGAATGGAATTTTTAAGGGTTGTTATGATATTAGGTGGTTCTGGAGAATTtaataaagaagaaaatCCTGAAGTAGAGGTAAGAGAATCTGATCAAGTTGATATACCaaaattaatgaaagaattaaaaaatcttaatGAAATGAATAAAGAAGTTCCATTATGTCATCCTTATAGTGTCAAAGCTAGATCACTTATTCATGCTCATTTAAGTAGATTAGAATTGTGGTCTGATGACTTAAAATCTGATCTTGCATTAATTTTGAGTAAAGGACCAATGCTTGCAAATGAATTTGTCAAATGTGCTacacaaatttatttttattatggaCCAGAAAGAGGACCATCATTGGATACTTTTGAACATGGAACTAAATTAACATCATATCTTTGTCAAGCTCTTTGGCCAAAAAATAATCCTCTCCTTCAATTACCATATATTGAAGATCTTCAAATTAATAGTTTACGTAAAAATAAAGCATTTAATGTACATGATCTTGCTGAGATgtcagaaaaaaaaagaaggcAATCTTTATCAAGTTTATCTGATCAAGAATATGAAAATGTTATAAGAGTTTTATGTCAAATGCCAAAATTAGAAATTGAGGCTCATGTTGAGGTTGAGGATGAAGATGATGCACATATAATTACTACTGGTTCTTTGGTTACCATTCGTGTTAACATAAAACGTCATCCTCTTTTAGATAATGACAAAAGATTACAAGAAATTgaatatgataaaatgatGTCTGAACAAAATGATAAAGTAGAAACTGAAGAAAAACAACCTGTACCTACCAAAAAACCATgggaaaaaaataaaaaaaaggttgGAAAAAAGAAGAAGGGACCAAAGAAGGTTAATAAAGTTCCCAAGGAAGATGAAACTACTGAAACCAAACAAAATGACGAAACAAGTGGAAGTGATGAAGAGACAAATGAAAATGTATCTGAATCAGAAAGTGATGGTGAAAGTGATGATGAAGAATATTGGAAaagagttaaaaaaaataaaccaaTTTTTGATGCAGATGATTTTGAGACAATTCCTGTACATTGTCCTCGATTCCCTGATGATAAATATGAATGGtggtatatttatatgtatagtAAAAAAACGCGTATTCTTGTTGCACCAATTGATATTGTTAAAACTTTACGTGATGAagagaaaaaagaaattaaatttatggCAGGTCCAAAAGGAAATTATGAATATTCTATTGTTATAAGATCAGATTCTTATGTTGATTTTGATTTTAGTactgatataaaaattcaagTAAAAGAACCAAATGTTGTTACTACTCCAAAAATTGATTATGGTGTTGAAGAAGAGGAAGGTGAACATGGTGGTAGTGATACAGAAGATGATTATACTGAAACAGATGATAGTGAGAGTGATTAA